In Rothia mucilaginosa, one genomic interval encodes:
- a CDS encoding PAC2 family protein, whose amino-acid sequence MLNPEDLYLANTKILDDPRMHGLTLVIALSSPQDAGSTAGQLGQVLLSELKNIEIVEFDSDQLHNYRARRPYIRYEKDHFETPQYPQLKLYAVEDSLDKPFLLLTGAEPDLQWQRFEKAVLTIAQRVKPSLVVLVSAFPMPVPHTRPFPITAHGSRKDLIHGISPWKPSADVHATITNLLEVLFTENGIDTVGFGVNIPQYISEADLPQGTLTALEHVGMAAHLSLPTENLREAARHVHSQINDQVKQNPEIGRMITAMEENYDENFRTSDIAIPLSRRDAHNVPSRDEIGELFERFLDEQ is encoded by the coding sequence ATGCTCAACCCCGAAGACCTCTACTTAGCCAACACCAAAATATTGGACGACCCCAGGATGCACGGGCTAACCCTCGTCATCGCCCTCTCCAGCCCGCAAGACGCAGGCTCCACCGCCGGCCAGCTCGGACAGGTGCTACTCAGCGAACTCAAAAACATTGAAATCGTCGAGTTCGACAGCGACCAGCTGCACAACTACCGTGCCCGCCGCCCCTACATTCGCTACGAAAAAGACCATTTCGAAACGCCGCAATACCCGCAGCTGAAGCTCTACGCCGTAGAAGATAGCCTCGACAAGCCGTTCCTGCTGCTCACCGGTGCCGAACCGGATCTGCAGTGGCAGCGCTTCGAAAAGGCGGTGCTGACCATCGCCCAGCGGGTCAAGCCATCCCTGGTCGTGCTGGTCTCCGCATTCCCCATGCCGGTGCCGCACACCCGCCCCTTCCCGATTACCGCGCACGGTTCCCGCAAGGACCTGATTCACGGCATCTCCCCGTGGAAGCCCAGCGCGGACGTGCACGCGACCATCACCAACCTGTTGGAAGTGCTCTTCACCGAAAACGGAATCGACACCGTCGGCTTCGGCGTGAACATTCCCCAGTACATTTCGGAGGCGGACCTGCCGCAGGGCACCCTCACCGCCCTCGAACACGTGGGCATGGCGGCGCACCTCTCCCTACCCACCGAGAACCTGCGCGAAGCCGCACGCCACGTGCACAGCCAGATCAACGATCAGGTCAAGCAGAACCCCGAAATCGGTCGCATGATCACGGCCATGGAAGAGAACTACGACGAGAACTTCCGCACCTCCGATATTGCGATTCCCCTCTCGCGACGCGATGCGCACAACGTGCCCAGCCGCGACGAGATTGGTGAGCTCTTCGAACGGTTCCTCGACGAACAATAG
- the lpdA gene encoding dihydrolipoyl dehydrogenase has protein sequence MQGSNIVAQEFDILILGGGSAGYSAAIRARQLGFTVGLIEKEKVGGTCLHTGCIPTKAYLHAAELAEEAREASKVGVNAVLQSIEMGKVRDYKDGIVSGKFKGLAGLLKMKGVEVIPGEGKLTAQDTITVNGVEYKGKNIILASGSVSKTFGLPIEGRVLTSTEALEMDYLPKSAIVLGGGVIGCEFASMWNAMGVDVTIIEGLPNLVPNEDPAIIKVLERAFKKRGIKFNTGTLFEKVEQDANGAKVTLADGKVFEAEIVLVAVGRGPNTANMGYEEQGIPMDRGFVLANERLHTGVGNIYAVGDIVPGVQLAHRGYQQGIFVAEEIAGLNPTIVEDVNIPKVTFCDPEIASVGYSEPKAKEKFGAENVETAEYNLAGNGKSAILGATGIVKVVRQKDGPIVGVHAIGKRMGEQIGEAQMWVAWEAFPEDVAKFIHAHPTQNESLGEAAMVLNGTPLHSA, from the coding sequence ATGCAAGGGAGCAATATCGTGGCTCAAGAATTCGACATCCTCATCCTCGGCGGCGGTTCCGCTGGCTACTCTGCAGCTATTCGCGCACGCCAGCTAGGCTTCACCGTCGGCCTGATCGAGAAGGAAAAGGTCGGCGGCACCTGCCTGCACACCGGCTGTATCCCCACCAAGGCGTACCTGCACGCTGCTGAGCTGGCTGAAGAGGCACGCGAGGCGTCCAAGGTTGGCGTTAACGCTGTTCTGCAGTCCATCGAAATGGGCAAGGTTCGCGATTACAAGGACGGCATCGTCTCCGGTAAGTTCAAGGGTCTTGCAGGCCTGCTGAAGATGAAGGGCGTGGAGGTTATCCCCGGCGAGGGTAAGCTGACCGCTCAGGACACCATCACCGTAAACGGTGTGGAGTACAAGGGTAAGAACATTATCCTGGCATCCGGCTCGGTCTCCAAGACCTTCGGTCTGCCCATTGAGGGTCGCGTTCTGACCTCCACTGAGGCACTGGAGATGGACTACCTGCCCAAGAGCGCTATCGTGCTCGGTGGCGGCGTGATTGGTTGCGAGTTCGCATCCATGTGGAACGCTATGGGCGTTGACGTCACCATCATCGAGGGCCTGCCGAACCTGGTTCCCAACGAGGACCCGGCAATCATCAAGGTTCTGGAGCGTGCGTTCAAGAAGCGCGGCATCAAGTTCAACACCGGCACCCTCTTCGAGAAGGTTGAGCAGGACGCTAACGGTGCTAAGGTCACCCTGGCTGACGGCAAGGTCTTCGAGGCAGAAATCGTTCTGGTCGCTGTTGGTCGTGGCCCGAACACCGCAAATATGGGCTACGAGGAGCAGGGCATCCCCATGGATCGCGGCTTCGTCCTGGCTAACGAGCGCCTGCACACCGGCGTTGGCAACATCTACGCTGTTGGCGACATCGTCCCCGGCGTTCAGCTGGCTCACCGCGGTTACCAGCAGGGTATCTTCGTTGCTGAGGAAATCGCTGGCCTGAACCCCACCATCGTTGAAGACGTGAACATCCCCAAGGTCACCTTCTGCGACCCGGAGATCGCTTCCGTTGGTTACTCCGAGCCCAAGGCTAAGGAGAAGTTCGGCGCTGAGAACGTTGAGACCGCTGAGTACAACCTGGCTGGTAACGGTAAGTCCGCTATCCTCGGTGCTACCGGTATCGTGAAGGTTGTCCGCCAGAAGGACGGCCCCATCGTTGGCGTTCACGCTATTGGTAAGCGCATGGGTGAGCAGATTGGTGAGGCTCAGATGTGGGTTGCTTGGGAAGCATTCCCCGAGGACGTCGCTAAGTTCATCCACGCACACCCGACTCAGAACGAGTCCCTGGGTGAGGCTGCAATGGTCCTGAACGGCACCCCGCTGCACAGCGCATAA
- a CDS encoding leucyl aminopeptidase, translated as MSLSLSIHSTDLEALEADVLVLGVLKGSDGAYLAPSSLSEDSIEGINELLEALGASGAPDQLLRLPGLEDTGAGIVALAGLGSDTAEGQERLDALRYAAGSAARQLVGSAEEIAFDFGVSSVEEIEAIAHGAVLGNFVEEGLRFKTKDSVQEEIESILIVSSIDQEEAEEALVHALVLGETAKDARRLVNLPPSHLYPETFAEFAAEVAEDYSNIEIELFHHDRLAEEGFGGISGVGQGSPRKPVLAVVKYTPENPKAHIALVGKGITFDTGGNSLKPAASMMTMKCDMAGAAAVLNAVVASAELDVPVAVTGYLCLAENMPGGHALRPEDIITMRDGRTVEVLNTDAEGRLVMADGIALASESNPDVILDIATLTGAAMAALGLRTAALLGDEEIRGRVIAAGAAAGEAYWPMPLESYLRKSLESPVADIKNIGSRYGGALTAGLFLKEFVGEGIPWAHLDIAGPAFNEEAPYGFTPKEGTGFGTATLVNFIQSYAK; from the coding sequence ATGTCTCTGTCTCTGTCTATTCACAGCACCGACCTTGAAGCGCTCGAAGCTGACGTTCTGGTTCTGGGCGTTCTGAAGGGTTCGGACGGCGCGTACCTGGCGCCGAGCTCCCTGTCTGAGGACTCTATTGAGGGTATTAACGAGCTGCTGGAGGCGCTGGGCGCCTCGGGTGCACCCGATCAGCTGCTGCGCCTGCCCGGCCTTGAGGACACCGGTGCCGGCATTGTGGCGCTGGCGGGTCTGGGCTCTGATACTGCTGAGGGTCAGGAGCGTCTGGACGCTCTGCGTTACGCTGCCGGTTCTGCGGCTCGTCAGCTGGTTGGTTCCGCTGAGGAGATTGCTTTCGACTTCGGTGTTTCTTCGGTAGAGGAAATTGAGGCTATTGCTCACGGCGCTGTGCTGGGTAACTTCGTTGAGGAGGGCCTGCGTTTCAAGACCAAGGATTCGGTCCAGGAAGAAATCGAGTCCATTCTGATTGTTTCATCGATTGATCAGGAAGAGGCTGAAGAGGCTCTGGTGCACGCCCTGGTTCTGGGTGAGACCGCTAAGGATGCTCGCCGTCTGGTGAACCTGCCTCCGTCGCACCTGTACCCGGAGACTTTCGCTGAGTTCGCTGCTGAGGTCGCTGAGGATTACTCGAACATTGAGATTGAGCTGTTCCACCACGACCGCCTGGCTGAGGAGGGCTTCGGCGGCATTTCCGGTGTTGGTCAGGGTTCGCCCCGCAAGCCGGTTCTTGCCGTTGTGAAGTACACCCCGGAGAACCCGAAGGCTCACATTGCTCTGGTTGGTAAGGGCATTACCTTCGATACCGGTGGTAACTCGCTGAAGCCTGCCGCTTCGATGATGACCATGAAGTGCGATATGGCGGGTGCTGCTGCCGTGCTGAACGCTGTGGTTGCTTCCGCTGAGCTGGATGTTCCGGTTGCGGTGACCGGTTACCTGTGCCTGGCTGAGAACATGCCCGGCGGTCACGCACTGCGCCCGGAGGACATCATCACCATGCGTGATGGCCGTACCGTTGAGGTGCTGAACACTGACGCTGAGGGCCGCCTGGTCATGGCTGACGGTATCGCCCTGGCTTCCGAGTCGAACCCGGACGTCATCCTGGATATCGCTACCCTGACCGGTGCCGCTATGGCTGCTCTGGGTCTGCGCACTGCGGCTCTGCTCGGTGACGAGGAGATTCGCGGCCGCGTGATTGCAGCCGGTGCCGCAGCGGGTGAGGCGTACTGGCCGATGCCGCTGGAGTCCTACCTGCGTAAGAGCCTGGAGTCCCCCGTTGCTGACATCAAGAACATTGGTTCCCGCTACGGTGGTGCACTGACTGCGGGCCTGTTCCTGAAGGAATTCGTGGGCGAGGGCATCCCCTGGGCTCACCTGGATATTGCGGGCCCCGCGTTCAACGAGGAGGCACCCTACGGCTTCACTCCGAAGGAGGGTACCGGCTTCGGTACCGCTACCCTGGTGAACTTCATCCAGTCCTACGCCAAGTAG
- the sucB gene encoding 2-oxoglutarate dehydrogenase, E2 component, dihydrolipoamide succinyltransferase — MSHTVVLPALGESVTEGTVTRWLVEVGDTIEVDAPLVEVSTDKVDTEVPSPVAGVVEQILVPEDEDVEVGAALAIIGDGSGAAAPAAPAAAEAPAAPAPVAEAPAAPAAPAAAPAAPAAAAAGIEVVLPALGESVTEGTVTRWLKEVGEQVEVDEPLVEVSTDKVDTEVPSPVAGTLLEIRIPEDEDAEVGQVLAIIGDASAAVAPAAPAPVAEAPAAPAPAAPAAPAAPAAPAAAEGEAYVTPLVRKLAKDNGIDLSTVKGTGVGGRIRKQDVQAAIAAKGSAAPAAAAPAAAAAPAAGSAKAPHTFEVSPKRGTVEKTARIRQVIAKRMRESLDISTQLTQVTEVDVTRIVQLRAKAKDGFAAREGAKLTFLPFFVQASAEALQQHPALNASMTEDYKQITYHGSENIAIAVDTPKGLLVPVIKNASDLGIAGLAKAIADLGGRARTGDISPEELSGSTFTITNIGSFGALFDTPIINQPNVAILGTGSIVKRPMVVKDVDGNDVIAIRSMCYLSLTYDHRVVDGADAGRFLHTLKTRLEEANFESELGL; from the coding sequence ATGTCCCACACCGTAGTACTGCCCGCACTGGGCGAGTCCGTGACCGAGGGTACCGTTACCCGCTGGCTCGTTGAGGTCGGCGACACCATTGAGGTTGACGCACCCCTGGTTGAGGTTTCCACCGACAAGGTTGACACCGAGGTTCCCTCCCCCGTAGCAGGCGTTGTTGAGCAGATTCTCGTCCCCGAGGACGAGGACGTCGAGGTCGGCGCTGCTCTGGCTATCATTGGCGACGGTTCCGGCGCTGCTGCACCGGCTGCTCCCGCAGCTGCTGAGGCTCCCGCAGCTCCCGCTCCGGTTGCTGAGGCTCCTGCTGCTCCCGCAGCACCCGCCGCTGCTCCGGCTGCTCCCGCAGCTGCTGCTGCAGGCATCGAGGTCGTACTGCCCGCACTGGGCGAGTCCGTCACCGAGGGCACCGTTACCCGCTGGCTGAAGGAAGTTGGCGAGCAGGTTGAGGTTGACGAGCCCCTGGTTGAGGTTTCCACCGACAAGGTTGACACCGAGGTTCCCTCCCCCGTAGCAGGTACCCTGCTCGAGATCCGCATCCCCGAGGATGAGGACGCAGAGGTTGGCCAGGTTCTGGCTATCATCGGCGACGCTTCCGCTGCTGTTGCACCCGCTGCTCCGGCTCCGGTTGCTGAGGCTCCCGCAGCTCCCGCTCCGGCTGCACCCGCAGCTCCCGCTGCACCTGCCGCTCCTGCAGCTGCTGAGGGCGAAGCATACGTGACCCCGCTGGTCCGTAAGCTCGCTAAGGACAACGGCATCGACCTGTCCACCGTCAAGGGCACCGGTGTTGGTGGCCGCATCCGCAAGCAGGATGTTCAGGCTGCTATCGCTGCTAAGGGTTCCGCTGCTCCCGCCGCTGCTGCACCCGCTGCAGCTGCTGCTCCGGCTGCTGGTTCCGCAAAGGCACCGCACACCTTCGAGGTTTCCCCCAAGCGTGGCACCGTCGAGAAGACCGCACGTATCCGCCAGGTTATTGCAAAGCGTATGCGTGAGTCCCTGGACATCTCCACCCAGCTGACCCAGGTCACCGAGGTTGACGTGACCCGCATCGTTCAGCTGCGTGCAAAGGCTAAGGACGGCTTCGCTGCTCGTGAGGGCGCTAAGCTGACCTTCCTGCCCTTCTTCGTCCAGGCTTCCGCTGAGGCTCTGCAGCAGCACCCCGCTCTGAACGCTTCCATGACCGAAGACTACAAGCAGATCACTTACCACGGCTCCGAGAACATCGCTATTGCTGTGGACACCCCCAAGGGTCTGCTGGTTCCGGTCATCAAGAACGCTTCTGACCTGGGCATTGCTGGCCTGGCAAAGGCTATTGCCGACCTGGGTGGCCGCGCACGTACCGGCGACATCTCCCCCGAGGAGCTGTCGGGTTCGACCTTCACCATCACCAACATTGGTTCCTTCGGTGCACTGTTCGACACCCCGATCATCAACCAGCCGAACGTTGCAATCCTCGGTACCGGTTCCATCGTGAAGCGCCCCATGGTTGTTAAGGATGTTGACGGTAACGACGTTATCGCTATCCGCTCCATGTGCTACCTGTCCCTCACCTACGACCACCGCGTGGTCGACGGTGCAGACGCTGGTCGCTTCCTGCACACCCTCAAGACCCGCCTGGAGGAGGCAAACTTCGAGTCTGAGCTGGGCCTCTAA